The following are from one region of the Carnobacterium gallinarum DSM 4847 genome:
- a CDS encoding pentapeptide repeat-containing protein: MQINLENDIKLHGLYVSSVGAKGKKLIKDEVNFSKNKLEEIDLSESSLTECIFSEAIIKKVDFFRAELYSSYFEKTIIEETNFTKVKGDFASFMNSQISNSDFVKSDFPESNFSDTIIKACNFTEIDIREADFTNSVIENVDFKLANIDQTILKNVKLINVKNIDKAMIESINIGSIDNPIILESKEAFDWLMKNNK; this comes from the coding sequence ATGCAAATAAATTTGGAAAATGATATAAAATTGCATGGGCTATATGTTAGTAGTGTAGGAGCAAAAGGAAAGAAGCTGATTAAAGATGAAGTTAACTTTTCCAAAAATAAATTAGAAGAGATTGATTTGTCAGAAAGTTCTCTTACGGAGTGTATTTTTAGTGAAGCAATCATCAAAAAAGTCGATTTTTTTAGGGCGGAGCTCTATTCTTCCTATTTTGAAAAAACAATTATTGAAGAAACTAATTTTACAAAAGTAAAAGGTGACTTTGCTTCATTTATGAATTCCCAAATAAGTAATAGTGATTTTGTTAAGTCAGATTTTCCAGAATCTAATTTTTCTGACACAATAATTAAAGCGTGTAATTTTACAGAAATTGATATAAGAGAAGCTGATTTTACAAATTCTGTAATAGAGAACGTAGATTTTAAACTTGCTAATATTGACCAAACGATATTAAAAAATGTCAAACTAATTAATGTGAAAAATATAGATAAAGCTATGATTGAATCTATTAACATTGGATCAATTGATAATCCAATT
- a CDS encoding LXG domain-containing protein, whose translation MTKMDIGEYKYLLSQMKELKLTLGLSFTGTNGTIEEFSGDTKLKGVAWSSTKSYFSAGYTPMLDGLSDVFYTAITTLENFIRAFESEVTASGVKLDLDHLEDLQRRRDELQREKTNWLHQIAEQASKIPGLGHLFDDYSVLQAEKKVQLMEDFRDFIHRHDSDFSELNGLIEQVLLGLEELGKQRSFNGDKQGYSPINFMNLSWSKNLDSYHKKHGEEVKKVQKKDMENFKNMAEVVGGAVAMESFGMNSELSNMRTPLYEAGKEYFSGDGVKGPKSKKIDKANTSKKSNIKSRTQIELDDLARDPSHGGKITDDSKLERDIGLALEERGDLGHIVRDKTADGGAEFIDTVTGKKYDVKSFVSYPNGHTSPKKGAFTVDRSIKNIKKELNKNYNLIINTTDLTPEHRMELVNELKNQGIIDRIIFYP comes from the coding sequence ATGACTAAAATGGATATTGGAGAGTACAAATATTTACTTAGCCAAATGAAAGAGTTAAAATTAACACTAGGCTTGAGTTTTACTGGAACCAATGGAACAATTGAAGAATTTTCAGGAGATACAAAGTTAAAAGGTGTTGCCTGGTCTTCCACTAAATCTTATTTTTCAGCAGGGTATACGCCGATGCTAGATGGATTAAGTGATGTATTCTATACAGCTATTACGACACTGGAAAACTTTATCCGTGCCTTTGAAAGTGAAGTTACTGCTTCAGGGGTAAAGTTAGATTTAGACCATCTAGAAGATTTACAACGTAGGCGTGATGAGTTACAAAGGGAGAAAACCAATTGGTTGCATCAAATAGCCGAACAAGCTTCAAAAATACCTGGGTTAGGTCATTTGTTTGATGACTATAGCGTTTTACAAGCCGAGAAAAAAGTTCAATTAATGGAAGATTTCCGAGACTTTATTCATCGACATGATAGTGATTTTTCAGAGCTAAACGGTCTGATAGAACAAGTCTTGTTAGGTTTAGAAGAACTAGGTAAGCAGCGCTCATTTAACGGAGACAAGCAAGGATACAGTCCGATTAATTTTATGAATCTAAGCTGGTCAAAAAACTTAGATAGCTACCATAAAAAACATGGTGAAGAAGTGAAAAAGGTTCAGAAAAAAGATATGGAAAACTTTAAGAATATGGCAGAGGTTGTTGGTGGTGCAGTAGCGATGGAATCATTTGGAATGAATTCAGAGCTATCTAATATGAGAACACCGTTATACGAAGCTGGAAAAGAATATTTTTCAGGAGATGGGGTTAAAGGACCCAAGAGTAAAAAAATTGATAAAGCTAATACCTCTAAAAAAAGCAATATAAAATCCAGGACACAAATTGAATTAGATGACTTAGCTAGAGATCCATCGCATGGAGGAAAAATAACGGACGACTCTAAGCTAGAAAGAGACATAGGTCTTGCATTGGAAGAACGTGGCGATTTAGGGCATATTGTTCGAGATAAGACAGCAGATGGTGGTGCCGAGTTTATAGATACAGTCACTGGAAAGAAGTATGATGTGAAAAGTTTTGTTTCCTATCCTAATGGTCATACTTCTCCTAAAAAAGGTGCTTTTACAGTTGATAGATCAATAAAAAATATTAAAAAAGAGCTCAACAAAAATTATAATTTGATAATTAATACGACAGACTTGACTCCTGAACATAGAATGGAGTTAGTTAATGAGCTTAAAAATCAAGGGATAATTGATAGAATTATATTTTATCCATAG
- a CDS encoding DUF3958 family protein produces the protein MTDKQQLQKKLDHSSNELSQLLRKTSDLDQLHEDIQRIKTKELELLEEEHQIFRGTEYTSIIDQIIDEIEVETQYAQKKIKQLIEDTEEEYYREKKAYNQLEDDLHFVKNGGVLND, from the coding sequence TTGACTGATAAGCAACAGTTACAGAAAAAACTAGATCATTCTTCAAATGAACTCAGTCAATTGCTCCGCAAAACCAGTGACTTAGATCAATTACATGAGGATATTCAACGAATTAAAACCAAAGAACTAGAGTTGCTAGAAGAGGAACATCAAATTTTCAGAGGCACTGAATATACAAGTATCATTGACCAAATAATTGATGAAATTGAAGTTGAAACACAATACGCACAAAAGAAGATTAAACAGTTGATTGAAGATACTGAAGAAGAGTACTACCGAGAAAAGAAAGCCTATAATCAATTAGAAGATGACCTTCATTTTGTGAAGAATGGAGGGGTGTTAAATGACTAA
- a CDS encoding DUF3130 family protein, with protein MGEITTHSETAESFSTRFKNHSETMKNKGTNLTKATSFSYSSSRSCNDLGSTLSKFVSAVGKVSSSIQNDAENILKINQTFIEKDKENEKRFD; from the coding sequence TTGGGAGAAATTACAACCCACTCAGAAACGGCAGAAAGTTTTTCTACTCGATTTAAAAACCATTCGGAAACAATGAAAAATAAAGGAACGAATCTAACAAAAGCAACTTCATTTAGCTATTCATCAAGCCGTTCATGTAATGATTTAGGGTCAACGCTATCTAAGTTTGTAAGCGCAGTAGGTAAAGTGAGTAGTTCGATTCAGAATGATGCGGAGAATATTTTGAAAATTAACCAAACGTTTATTGAAAAAGATAAAGAAAATGAGAAGCGGTTTGACTGA
- the rlmH gene encoding 23S rRNA (pseudouridine(1915)-N(3))-methyltransferase RlmH: protein MNIKIITVGKLKEKYLKMGIEEYTKRLGAYCKMELIEVPDEKAPEKLSEAEMIQVKEKEGERILAKIPENAYVFALAIEGKQRTSEEFSKEIEQLGISGKSNLVFVIGGSLGLSSQVMKRSNTPISFGKMTLPHQLMRLVLVEQIYRGFRIMKGEPYHK from the coding sequence GTGAATATCAAAATTATAACTGTTGGAAAGTTAAAAGAAAAATATTTAAAAATGGGAATTGAAGAATATACAAAACGCTTAGGGGCATATTGCAAAATGGAATTAATTGAAGTGCCAGATGAAAAAGCACCAGAAAAATTAAGTGAAGCTGAAATGATTCAAGTCAAAGAAAAAGAAGGCGAACGTATTTTAGCTAAAATTCCAGAAAATGCGTATGTATTCGCTTTGGCAATTGAAGGAAAGCAACGAACGTCAGAAGAATTTTCTAAAGAAATTGAACAATTGGGAATTAGTGGGAAAAGCAATCTGGTTTTTGTGATTGGTGGATCATTAGGATTAAGTAGTCAAGTAATGAAGCGTAGCAATACTCCGATTTCATTTGGAAAAATGACATTACCTCATCAGTTGATGCGTTTAGTATTAGTAGAACAGATTTATCGTGGATTCCGGATTATGAAGGGAGAACCATATCACAAGTAG
- a CDS encoding CxxH/CxxC protein — protein MNPIYSCQEHIEEALDDAVYGGFELPVMEQFEPVDNKIIKCDYCKSQPIYIVVNKCTPTKS, from the coding sequence ATGAATCCGATTTATTCATGCCAAGAACATATTGAAGAAGCTTTAGATGACGCTGTTTATGGAGGTTTTGAGTTACCTGTTATGGAACAGTTTGAACCTGTGGATAACAAAATAATAAAATGTGATTATTGCAAAAGTCAACCCATATATATTGTGGTGAACAAGTGTACGCCTACCAAATCATGA
- a CDS encoding alpha/beta hydrolase — MLKEELHYPSNSGQNEIFATSWQPETDPLAILQISHGMAEFIERYQNFAEFLAKQGFFVVGNDHLGHGRSAGHPNNYGYFSDGNSKEHIVEDIKALHDLVKADYPTLPYFLMGHSMGSFIVRNYLQKYGDSVDGAILMGTSGPKPELEFLLPLLKVLNRVAPHKRNPLVDQLAFGKFKTYFVEGDSDFNWLSKNQENVKWYENHHQTGFIFTNNGFLTLFSLLNAGTKAGWAKTIPKKLPILVISGEDDPVGDMGKGIRKVFHELEEMQFSDITFCSYPEMRHEILMEENASLVYADILDWLSRHLPQ, encoded by the coding sequence ATGCTAAAAGAAGAACTACATTATCCATCAAATAGTGGACAAAATGAAATTTTTGCCACTTCTTGGCAACCAGAAACTGATCCCCTTGCGATTTTGCAAATTAGTCATGGAATGGCTGAATTTATTGAACGTTATCAGAATTTCGCTGAATTTTTAGCAAAGCAAGGATTCTTCGTTGTTGGAAATGATCATTTAGGCCATGGACGTTCTGCTGGACATCCCAATAATTATGGTTACTTTTCAGATGGAAACAGCAAGGAACACATTGTTGAGGATATCAAAGCGCTACATGATTTGGTAAAAGCTGATTATCCAACTCTGCCTTATTTTTTAATGGGTCATAGCATGGGTTCTTTTATTGTCCGTAATTATTTGCAGAAGTACGGAGATTCCGTTGACGGTGCAATTTTAATGGGAACTAGCGGACCAAAACCAGAATTAGAGTTCCTTTTACCACTTCTCAAAGTCCTAAATCGAGTAGCTCCTCATAAGCGAAACCCCTTAGTAGATCAGCTAGCATTTGGCAAATTCAAAACTTACTTTGTTGAAGGGGATTCTGACTTTAATTGGCTAAGCAAGAATCAAGAAAATGTAAAATGGTATGAGAATCATCATCAAACTGGCTTTATCTTTACAAATAATGGCTTTCTGACTTTATTTTCTTTACTAAATGCTGGTACAAAAGCCGGCTGGGCAAAAACTATTCCTAAGAAGTTGCCAATTTTAGTAATTTCTGGTGAAGATGATCCCGTTGGTGATATGGGTAAGGGAATTCGGAAAGTTTTCCACGAACTGGAAGAAATGCAGTTCAGCGATATTACTTTTTGCAGTTATCCTGAAATGCGACATGAGATTTTAATGGAAGAAAACGCATCATTAGTGTACGCAGATATTTTAGATTGGCTAAGTCGGCATTTGCCACAATAA